The Engraulis encrasicolus isolate BLACKSEA-1 chromosome 3, IST_EnEncr_1.0, whole genome shotgun sequence genome segment TGGCTGAGCAGCCTGGTGCATTctcataggacacacacacatacactcagacacacacacacacacacacacacacacacacacacacacacacacacacacacacacacacatgcacacatacgcacacaagaatcacacacacaaatatgcacacaagcacacacacaagcacacacacaagcacacacacaaccacacacacaaccacacacaaccacacacacacacacctacctgaacAGGTTGTCATAGCTCCTCCCTCTCTGGAATGCGGCGGGGTCTCGGAACATGGGCGGCGGCTCTCGTTCGGCGGCCTGTGGCGTGAGGATGTTGTCCCAGGACTTGGAGTAGTTGCCAAGGCGACTGGGCTCACTGAAGTCGTTGGGGTACCAGGGGGTCAGCGCGGGGTCGCCATGGTGACGCATCCTCGGAGGGGTCAGGGCTTGCGATGAGCCGTAGTGACTGGAGAAGCCGGAGATGCTGGAACGCTGCCAGTCCGACTCCGAGAACACCTGCGGAGGTTTCACACcgcactacacatcattacatcattacacctgcggaggtttcatactgcactacacatcattacatcattacacctgcggaggttACATACcgcactacacatcattacatcattacacctgcggaggtttcatactgcactacacatcattacacctgcggaggtttcataccgaccgcactacacatcattacatcattacacctgcggaggttACATACcgcactacacatcattacacctgcggaggtttcataccgactgcactacacatcattacatcattacacctgcggaggttACATACcgcactacacatcattacatctgcggaggtttcatactgcactacacatcattacacctgcggaggtttcatactgcactacacatcattacacctgcggaggtttcatactgcactacacatcattacacctgcggaggATTCATACcgcactacacatcattacatcattacacctgcggaggcttcatactgcactacacatcattacacctgcggaggtttcatattgcactacacatcattacacctgcggaggtttcacaccgcactacacatcattacatcattacacctgcggaggtttcataccgaccgcactacacatcattacatcattacacctgcggaggtttcatactgcactacacatcattacatcattacacctgcggaggtttcataccgaccgcactacacatcattacatcattacatctgcggaggtttcatactgcactacacatcattacacctgcggaggtttcataccacactacacatcattacacctgcggaggttACATACcgcactacacatcattacatcattacacctgcggaggtttcatactgcactacacatcattacatcattacacctgcggaggtttcatactgcactacacatcattacatcattacacctgcggaggtttcatactgcactacacatcattacatcattacacctgcggaggtttcatactgcactacacatcattacacctgcggaggttCCATACcgcactacacatcattacatcattacacctgcggaggtttcatactgcactgcacatcattacatcattacacctgcggaggtttcataccgaccgcactacacatcattacacctgcggaggtttcatactgcactacacatcattacaccattacacctgcggaggttGCACACCGCACTATacatcattacacctgcggaggtttcatactgcactacacatcattacatcattacacctgcggaggtttcatactgcactacacatcattacacctgcggaggtttcatactgcactacacatcattacatcattacacctgcggaggttATATACcgcactacacatcattacacctgcggaggtttcatactgcactacacatcattacatcattacacctgcggaggtttcatactgcactacacatcattacatcattacacctgcggaggtttcatactgcactacacatcattacatcattacacctgcggaggtttcataccccactacacatcattacacctgcggaggtttcatactgcactacacatcattacacctgcagaggtttcatactgcactacacatcattacacctgcggaggattcatactgcactacacatcattacacctgcggaggattcatactgcactacacatcattacacctgcggaggATTCATACcgcactacacatcattacatcattacaccTACAGAGGTTTcatactgcactacacatcattacacctGCAGAGGTTTCATACTGCACCATACATCATTACAAGATTACACCTGCGGAGGATTCATACcgcactacacatcattacacctgcggaggtttcataccccactacacatcattacatcattacacctgcggaggtttCATACCGCACTATACATTATTACAAGATTACACCTGCAGAGGTTTCATACTGCACTATACATTATTacatcattacacctgcggaggtttcatactgcactacacatcattacatcattacacctgcggaggtttcatactgcactacacatcattacacctgcggaggtttcatactgcactatacatcattacatcattacacctgcggaggtttcatactgcactacacatcattacacctgcggaggtttcatactgcactacacatcattacacctgcggaggtttcatactgcactacacatcattacacctgcggaggtttcataccccactacacatcattacacctgcggaggtttcatactgcactacacatcattacacctgcggaggtttcatactgcactagacatcattacacctgcggaggtttcatactgcactacacatcattacacctgcggaggtttcatactgcactacacatcattacatcattacacctgcggaggtttcataccccactacacatcattacacctgcggaggtttcatactgcactacacaacattacacctgcggaggttccatactgcactacacatcattacacattattacacctgcggaggtttcatacagcactacacatcattacaccattacacctgcggaggtttcatactgcactacacatcattacaccattacacctgcggaggttCCATACCGCACTACAAatcattacacctgcggaggtttcatactgcactacacaacattacatcattacacctgcggaggtttcatactgcactacacatcattacacctgcggaggtttcatactgcactacacatcattacatcattacacctgcggaggcttcatactgcactacacatcattacattattacacctgcggaggtttcatactgcactacacatcattacatcattacacctgcggaggtttcatactgcactacacatcattacatcattacacctgcggaggtttcatactgcactacacatcattacacctgcggaggtttcatactgcactacacatcattacacctgcggaggtttcatactgcactacacatcattacacctgcggaggtttcatactgcactacacatcattacaccattacacctgcggaggtttcatactgcactacacatcattacatcattacacctgcggaggtttcatactgcactacacatcattacacctgcggaggcttcatactgcactacacatcattacatcattacacctgcggaggcttcatactgcactacacatcattacacctgcggaggcttcatactgcactacacatcattacaccttattacacctgcggaggcttcatactgcactacacatcattacaccttattacacctgcggaggcttcatactgcactacacatcattacacctTATTACACCTGTGGAGGTTTCATACcgcactacacatcattacaagattacaagtttatttatttaataaagggacagcatatattgccagcatttaaacaaaaatgctaaatatacaagattgtagccaagaggctaatttccgtcttttgtcccttgacaggtttgatgttccttaaaaataaCAAAGTTAGAACAAAACtagtcaaaaatacacacacattttaaaatatatgatacaaaatacaattacaaaatacaatacccaaCCCATATATTATACTATCATCTTTTATCCTTGTCACTTTATGTGTTTTGGTATTGTCTAAACGTTCAGTGTGGAATGCTTGTGCTTTGtacgttactgtgtgtgtgtcctaaataTTCTAAATGTCCTAAATCACTTGACTGCAAATGAAATCTACTGTTGGGTACTAACAAAAGTGATGTGATCTAATCTACTCTAAGAACCTGGCATGTGACAGGCATGTAATGTAAATGCACCTGTGTCATGTGTAAAATGGATGCACCTGTGACACGCGTGTAAAGTGTGTACCTGTGACATACgagggtgacgtgtgtgtgtgtgtgtgtgtgtgtgggtgtacctgTAAACTGCgtgggtgacgtgtgtgtgtgtgtgtgtgtgtgtgtgtgtgtgtgtgtgtgtgtgtgtgtgtgtgtgtgtgtgtgtgtgtgtgtgtgtgtgtgtgtgtgtgtgtgtgtgtgtgtgtgtgtacctgtgaactGCGTGGGTGGTAGTAAGGTGCCATGGGGGCGCCACACTCCGCTACAgagtggcacgtgtgtgtgtgtgtgtgtgtttgtgtgtgtgtgtgtgtgtgtgtgtgtgtgtgtgtgtgtacctgtgaactGCGTGGGTGGTAGTAGGGCCCCAAGGGGGCGCCACACTCCGCTACAGAGTGGCACGAGGGCCGCGTGTAGAACACCTTGGAGCCGTCGGCCGCGTACACCCCCCTGGAGTCGGCCATGTACGGGTCCCGATAATACCCACGCGGGGGCTGGGGGGCGGGGNgggggggggggggggggtaaagtagGGGACAAGTTAAGAAGTACGGTAAGTTACATTAATACTAGAGAACACTACTTGATGAGCAACGAAATAGGGCAAGTAAGTAAGATACACATAGCTTGTGTCATGTGTGACATGCGGGGTtgacacgtgcatgcgtgtgtgtgtgcgtgtgcgtgcgtgtgtgtgtgtgcatgtgtgcatgcgtgcgtgcgtgtgtgtgtgtgtgtgtgtgtgcgcactgcgcgtgcgtgtgtgtgtgtgtgtgtgcgtgtgtgcgtgcgtgcatgcgtgcgtgcgtgcgtgcgtgcgtgtgtgtgtgtgtgtacctgtgcaggGTGTACGTAGTAGGGTCCCGGCTCGCTGAGCGAGTACGGCCGGCTGTAGTAACCGTCGGCAACAGCGGGGTCGCGGCGTACCCTCAGGTCACCGTAGCACGGACGCACAGGCAGCGTGTGCACCCAGCGCGCTCGGGGGTCGCGGGGGTCACGGGGAAGGTCGTAATGGCCGCCGTTGAGGGATGgaatgtggctgctgctgctggccaggCTGTACTGGTCGTCATAGCAATATGGGCGggcctgggggtgggggtgggggtgggggtgggggtagcggCACGCGGCGGGGTCCTCCGTGTAGAAGAACTTGGTGGGGATGTTGGGGGCGGAGAGGGTGCGGTACTCCCTCCCCAGGGGCTCCAGAGGGGAGGGGGACGGGGAGCGTAGCGGGGGGGCCTCCGCGTAGGGGTGCACGTAGGGCCCGGGAGGAGGGGGCATGCAGCCGGGGGGGTATAACGGGTACGGGTTTTGGGCagcgtaggaggaggaggagggggggtggcggTAGTCCACGGTGTAGCACtcgctgggggtgggggtgcgggagCCGGAGCGCAGGGGGGGCACGGAGAGGCTGGAGATGCCCGAGGTGGAGTAGCGCTGCCAGGCCAGGTCGCGGGGGGGCGGGGGCCTACGGGCCTGCTGGATCACCGCGGCGTCCGGCTTGATGTCCACGCGGCAACGCACATGAGGACTCGTGGTCAACGCagacgtctgctgctgctgctgctgcagaggagaatagagtagagtggagtagcacATGAGGACTCGTGGTCAACGCAgacgcctgctgctgctgctgctgctgctgaataggagagtagagtagagtagagtattagaggagaggagaatagagtagagtagagtagagtattagaggagaggagaatagagtagagtagagtagagtattagagtagaggagaatagagtagagtagagtattagaggagaggagaatagaggagaatagagtagagtatagtacaatagagtagagagtataatagagtagagtagagtattagagtagagtagagtagagtagagtagagtacaatagagtagagagtataatagagtagagtagagtattagagtagagtagagtagagtacagtagagtacagtagagtagagtattagagtagagtagagtagagtagagtagagtagagtagagtggcacATGAGGACTGGTGGTCAACACTgacgcctgctgctgctgctgctgctgtagaggagattctattctatactctattatagagaagagaagagtagaggagaatagagtagagtattagagaagagaagagtagaggagaatagagtagagtattagagaagagaagagtagaggagaatagagtagagtattagagaagagaagagtagaggagaatagagtagagtataatagagtagagtattagagaagagaagagtagaggagaatagagtagagtattagagaagagaagagtagaggagaatagagtagagtattagagaagagaagagtagaggagaatagagtagagtattagagaagagaagagtagaggagaatagagtagagtattatAGAGTATTAGAGAAGGGGAGAGTAgtggaaaggagagtagagtggagtagcacATAAGGAGGTCAACGCAGATGCctgctgtagagtagagtagggtagactagagtagaatagtagactagaggagaatagagaagagtagagtagagtagagtagagtattacattagagtagagtaaagtaatagagtagaggagaatagggtagagtagagtagagtagagtagagtagagtagagtagaatagtagactagaggagaatagagaagagtagagtgcagtagagtagagtagagtggattggagtagagtagagtagagtagagtattagagtagagtagagttaattATTAGAGTAGAAGAGAATAGAGTaaaatagagtagtagagtacagggcctcgtttccgaaagggccttaagtactacttaacgctacgtgctacttaagttcacacgtaacaccatcgtagagctcacggagcgtttcccaaagccaacttagcaaagaaccattgcaggttgacacgtaactctaagagaaatccacgagtgttCTGGAGtcgtcttaacgcgctaagattgatcgtaacggcatggcacagtggagacacccacaggatatgaagggaaaagaggaaacttgtaCATAAGATtggtgttttaagacgcgagtggcatggcacagtggagacacccacaggaaaagaggaaacttgcgcttcaagttgatgttttaagacgggagtgtaaatatcatggcaccacagttgacactgtaacgaaaataagaaggtaacattaattatgtaagtgtataaaataaaagcaatgtgtttggaaaatattttacaggcagtaaaatagttcagctgtgtttgataaatcagggcattattaaactgtgatcaatcataatttgtgtgggtgcttcgtggacaagaacaaggcatccacacgcaaaataaatagggggcttcggcgaccagaaacaagagtggtgatgtcggaagggaaggccactaccgaaacataaaaaaaaagaaaaacggtcagcgagtcgttgcgccctctttcattttcaagtaccctaagggaaggcgacgcagaaaagacacgatagttgtaggctaagggtaaactatgacataaaaaaggcagcgatggggattcgtgtagattttttgttttaataacagcagactgccgtgcaaaatgtcccCCACAGTTGTTAAATCCTTGAGTGCAAGGTACTTTGcacgccgctccccaaatgcgcatcccaatttggaactcctaggcctatttgtcttcttaaatattaagcacggtagccaactgcacgcgctttgtctggtttaacggcgtatctcatggttttgcatgctttcattgtgtgtgtgtgcattttatttcgtTTGCCAACAATATCTCCTGTCGATAGTtgtaaactgctacaaatgtagtcccacccttatagaaaacaacttttgatactgacacacgccttacattttgtaaatggtttagaagcatgacggcgcagttcactctgaggacacttcagcaccacatatgtagacagcgatccttaagagcgacgctacgaatgatcttagaggctgtgcacgcgtgttcatgtacgagtgtctttgggaaacagtcgtaggaaatctaagaacattcgtaggatcactggttaacgacacacgtaaggctaagaaccatcgttatcgggaaacgaggcccaggagagtagagtagactacagtagtagagtagaggagaatagagtagagtagagaacaatAGCCTGCTGCTGCGGCGTATCCACCTTAGAGGAGAATAGATTAGATtaatgtagtgtagagtagtagagtagagtacagtaaagtacagtactagagtagtgtagagtagagtggaggagtagagtattagagtagagtagtagagtagtttagagtagtagagtactactctagagtagagtagaataaaacTGTGTAGAactgagtagagtagtagagtagagtagaatagaataaagttgagtagtgtagtgtagagtagagtagtagagtagagtaaaacaGAGagggtagagtagtagagtaatagagtagagtagagtagaatagagtagtgtagagttgaataggatagagagagtagagtagagtagagtagagtagtatagaatagaatagtgtagagtagagttgagtagagtagagtgagtagagtagagtagagtagagtagaatagaatagtgtagagtagagtagagtagagtagagtagaatagtgtagagtagagtagagtagagtagagtgagtagagtagagtagagtagagtagaatagaatagaatagagtagagtagagtagagtgagtagagtagagtagagtagagtagaatagtgtagagtagagtagagtagagtagagtagagtagaatagtgtagagtagagtagagtagagtagagtagagtagagtagagtagagtagagtacagccaGAGGACACATACATAGGAGCAGCATAGTGAGTAGCAGTCTGAGTAGAATACTGAGCAGCATACTGAGTAGAATCAGTACCAGTTCCAGACTCCAGGTGATTCGCAGTAACATAGTGCATATTTTCATACCTTAGGCTCCTGTCGgacaagaaagaaaaatgtctgcacttaAATCCTTTAGCTCATTTAATTGCCAAGTTTTCAGCCGACataccttcctcagggctcagcaAACTTGGCTATTAAATTTAagcgtgcagacatttttcttttctgtttgatTTCTGTTTTCAGCTTATGTTTGGCACCTTATAATCGTGAGTGCAGTGTAATCCGTTGAAATACTTTGAGCTCTTCAGATCAGTCTGACGTACAGACTGGATTATTATTACTGCAGTAAATTCCACATGTCTGTtaagagagttatgaaaaccggGTACccacaagtcggttggtgatgtgattcacatAGATTACGTAAAATAGTTTTAGACAGCAACTTTCTGttcactggagactaacacagaaccattacatcACAAGCAAAGGTTAAGTagaaacgaattacatttacctttatcACATGTTCTACAGCCATCTCCTGGAACTAATTAcctacttcctggaactattgtcCATGGCGAtttacatgacttgacttgacttgacttgacttgacttgacttgtaaaaggctccatgagctgccATTGCTGTAGCCAGGTGATTGGCATATTTCACGTCCTACTTTGGGCTCCTCAAAGCAGTCTGTGGACTAGAGAGTGGAGGGGTTGTGGCAGCAGGTAAAGTCAGTACTAGTGCTACTCATTGTAAGTGTGGTGTAATCGGTttaaattaaatttcaaatttttccgcacacctcagctAGCAGGTGCGTCCGACATGGGCCACATTTCACTCAGCAACAAcgtaaagaaactcccgcacactgaccaatTTGCTGTTCTTTCTGTAATAACGACGTTtctgtactagaccttcatcaggcaatgcctgatgaaggtctagtaccgaaacattgttattaaagaaagaacagcgaaatggtcagtgtgcgtttCTTTAAGCAATTGGTTTAAATACCTTGGGCTCCTCAAAGCAGTCTGTGACGTAGAGAGTGGAGGGGGCGTGGCAGCAAGTTAGCATAATCAGTACTAGAGCTATTCATTGTGACTGTGGTGTAATCGGTTGGCAGCATGTTAGTATAATCAGTACTAGTGCTATTGTGAGTGTGgtgagtcattgtgtgtgtggtgtaatcgGTTTAAAAAGAGTGTAGAGGGGGCGTGGCAGCAAGTTAGTATAATCAGTACTAATGATATTCATCATAAGTGTGGTGTAATGTGTTTAAATACCTTGGGCTCCTCAAAGCAGTCTGTGACGTAGAGCGTAGACGGCGCGTGCGGCTGCAGTTTAATGGGATGCACCTCATTCACCAGCGCGCGGCTCTGAtaggtcgaggaggaggaggaggggtcccTCTGGGCGGCGCCGTACGAGCCTAGCCCTGACCCATGACCCCGTTGAGAGTCGAACGACCCCGACGCCGCGCTGGCCTCCGACCTCCGCTGGGCGTCCAATGAGGGCGGCCGCTGATGGGCATCCCTGGATCGCCGTGCCGACGGGGGCGAGACGGCGATGGGCACGGGGGTCAGCGTGGCTCTGATGCGCGGCGTGCTCTTGGAGcgagacgacgacgacgatgccTTCCCCGATCTCCCATCAGCCCTTGGGGCCTCAGAGGACGACGACAACCCCGTGTTGCTGGTCTCCGTGGAAACCGGCAGCTTGGTGTTGAAGAGGTCGGGGGAGGAGAAGCGCAGGTGGCCCGGCCGGCCCATAGTGTTCCAGAACCCCTCCTTAGCAACTTCCCTAGCAACGTCCCTGTCCTTTCCCCCCGTCGGGTGAGCCAGAGTGTTCCAGAACCCATCCTTGGCCCTCGATGGCAGGTGCTCGGAGGGTGGGGGGTCGGGAAAGGAGCAGTCCAATGTCGTGGGGGGGTCAGGGAAAGGGCATTCTAAGGCCGTGGGGGGGTCTGGGAAAGGGCATTCGGAGGAGGGGGGGTCGGGGAAGGTTCCGCAGAGCGCCGTCTTGGGGTCGTCGAGGGAATCTATAAAGTCGAAGCTGCGGCAGTGGCGCTTGTTGATGACCTCATCGATCTCGCGGCAGTGGCGCTTGTTGATGACGTCATCGATCTCGGGGTGCTGCTCTAGTGCGCCCGTCATCTGGGGGTCGCCCTgcctgggtacacacacacacacacacacacacacacacacacacacacacacacacacacacacacacacacacacacacacgtacacgcacgcacgcaagcacacacacacacacacacacacacacacacacacacacacacacacacacacacacacacacacatacacacacacacatgtccgttACTGCTCTAGAGTGCCTGTCACTTGGGGGTCGCCCTGCctggagagaagacaagacacactcaccatttcccaatgtcaagtgttcttgccttggtagtgtgtgaaacaaccagtgattggatactctaaaGTGAACTCTGTTGCACTTTCACGCACTACCGACACTAGAATagaaaatagaatagaaatagaatagaaagcctttattgtcaatatACGTACAAAGTATAcagagatttgagcttccctacaaggtgcacagtcctttatagaagaacacttgacattgggaaagtgtgtgtgtgtgtgtgcgtgtgtgtgtttgtgtgtgtgtagtgtgtgtgtgtgtgagtgtgtgtgtgtgtgagtgtgcgcgtgtgtgtgtgtcatcctacCATCCTACCTGGGGGGTTCAGTGAGTGGCATGTGCTGCCCTCCGCAGGGGCTGAGGGCGATATCGAGGTGCAGTGCAGATGCCAGTCCGAGGGTGGGGGCGATATCGAGGTGCAGTGCAGATGCCAGTCCGCAGGGGCTGAGGGCGATATCGAGGTGCAGTGCAGATGCCAGTccgagggtgggggagggggaggggagcagTGCGGATGCCAGTATGTCCGGAGGGTCCGTGCGGGTCATCTTACATCGACACCTCTACGGCGCCCCCCCAAGGCAGGGAGGCATGGACGCTAcctggagaagaagagaggagagggacactttagaaaagggccgtacacacacgtcgctgctagttactcgctcaccgaaagaactcaatagaatgtcaatgtgttccagcgagactagcaggcgaataggcgagtactgtacaagcgatgcgatgtgggcggatcccgagttgaaaatattttatcttcgagcgaggcgagtaagcgagcaaccaattggaaagcagagcTCGGTACTTCTCGACTGCTCATTGACAGTTagagccgcgggaactttcagtgaacgttccatgaaagagaggcgagtaggcgagcaggcGAGCAAGCtaaaagctagtaatgtgtgtgtacgccgcttaagccTTTTAAGCGCTTGGTGAAGAAAACACATCACATTACAGACGGCACA includes the following:
- the LOC134446465 gene encoding apical junction component 1 homolog — translated: MTGALEQHPEIDDVINKRHCREIDEVINKRHCRSFDFIDSLDDPKTALCGTFPDPPSSECPFPDPPTALECPFPDPPTTLDCSFPDPPPSEHLPSRAKDGFWNTLAHPTGGKDRDVAREVAKEGFWNTMGRPGHLRFSSPDLFNTKLPVSTETSNTGLSSSSEAPRADGRSGKASSSSSRSKSTPRIRATLTPVPIAVSPPSARRSRDAHQRPPSLDAQRRSERDPSSSSSTYQSRALVNEVHPIKLQPHAPSTLYVTDCFEEPKQQQQASVPHVRCRVDIKPDAAVIQQARRPPPPRDLAWQRYSTSGISSLSVPPLRSGSRTPTPSECYTVDYRHPPSSSSYAAQNPYPLYPPGCMPPPPGPYVHPYAEAPPLRSPSPSPLEPLGREYRTLSAPNIPTKFFYTEDPAACRYPHPHPHPHPQARPYCYDDQYSLASSSSHIPSLNGGHYDLPRDPRDPRARWVHTLPVRPCYGDLRVRRDPAVADGYYSRPYSLSEPGPYYVHPAQPPRGYYRDPYMADSRGVYAADGSKVFYTRPSCHSVAECGAPLGPYYHPRSSQVFSESDWQRSSISGFSSHYGSSQALTPPRMRHHGDPALTPWYPNDFSEPSRLGNYSKSWDNILTPQAAEREPPPMFRDPAAFQRGRSYDNLFSAPRHTAPPPPPDIRQQPIIVNLSSSPRRYAALSVSENSLDRCHADSSFGLGGGVRGSISRGHWYVTPEITITDNDLRAANQRKRNTEQLGTRNSVSWGTSSGSHGNGNIVRSRPPQLPQPISVADVAKDKRSNRFSLQQSLEQLDELLADLVIDYKPPTTPHTPSTPHTHTPSTPHTHTPTPSSRRGSTDLLDQLKQLISDVDLTSTAVDDVIPLLRDTLRECSSAKTSPDTPRDPDSGCYGDGVQFGQDELSANHSSPDELSTNHSPDDDNANSMTCSNARCGRTETLFNACLYFKSCHSCYTFYCSRGCRRDDWDVHKEQCVYGRVSSACRHILKHCRETAAIHKAFSRVAKVGFLSRGRGVLFLGFPNSGAAENFVKVGLDSLLMSPTYLSLRELDGFKDNLGDYCGQLQEAGAEYDPNECFLLNVSIAVGDLVPNKPSPRLQTPTVRKYAKVSLASSSPDKKVFRGRGGAESDMETLILTPPPGMLDVDESGEEGRKAREVCFINIQRELRTRGVFLRHEYPHIYKQLCDFVDSNRRFTPTTIYPVDKRSGKQFMCMIMAASEPRTLDWVATTPHLLDDII